GCAAGGAGCGCAACTCGCTCATCTGGCGCTCGAAGAGCGTCACCGAGGCGGCCAGCCACGTCGACGCGCGTTCGGGCAGCACCCCCATGGCCTGCATCAGCCATGCCTTGGCCGCCCGCTGCGACAGCATCCGCTGCCGCCCCGCCATGTTGATCGCCTCCGCCACGCGGATGGTCCGATCCGCCGCCGCGGCACGCAACGGCGCGATGGCCGCCAGCCCGCCCACGGCCGCAAGGGCCTGAAAGAATCGTCTGCGCTCCATGACTCCACCCCCCGGTCATATCCTTTACGGGGAGGATCATGCCCATGCGGGCACCGGCGAGCCTTGATGCCGGATAAGTATTTCGCGATCGCCCGGCCGGAAAATCAGCGTCTTGCATCGGCAAGGGGTTCGCCAGGACGGCGCGCCGACGTCAATCGATCCGGGCTGCCCGCGCCAGCCACCGACGCAGTCGCGCCACCACGGCGTCGGGTTGCTCCAGCGGCAGCATATGGCCGCGCCCCTCGACGGCATGCAGGTGCGCCCGAGGACAACGATGGGCGAAGCGCTCCAGCCAGGCGTGGTCGAGCATGGGATCGGCGCGGCTGAAGACGAAGTCGACCGGCACTCCCAGCGCGCCCAGCGGTTCGGCCAGATCGGTGCGCTCGGTCGTCACCCGCATCTGGTGCACGAACACCGCCTCGCCCAGCTCCGCGTCCATGGCCAGGATCGTATCGATGATCTCCTGCCGCGCATCGCCCGCATCGACCAGACTCGCCGCCTTGGCCCGGCTGATCCCCGTGTAGCCGTGGCGTTCGACCCAGTCGAGGATGGCGGCGCGCTGGCGCTGCTCGGCGGCGCTCAGGGGACACGGCGTATTGGAGATGAGCATGAGCCGGCCGACCGCACCCGGATGGCGCACCGCTAGGCTCGCGGCCAGGTAGGCACCGAGCGAGAACCCGGCGACGTTGGCCCCGTCCTCGCCGATATGCGCGCGCAGCGCCGCCACGGTGGCGGCCAGATCGGGCGCCTGCGGGATGGGCACATGCACGAGGTCCACCGTGTCGGCGAGCCGCTCCGCCACCGCCGACCAGAGCCGCGCGGTGCACATGGTGCCGGGAATGAGATGGAGCATGGGTTTCATGAGGGCGATCATAGCCGGAACCGGATGACGCGTCGGTCGTCGCCCGACGCGCCCGGGACGGCAACGGCAGACGACGCCCATGTTTGTTGGATAGACTGTCGCGAACCGCCCTTCATCCACCCCACCCCGGCGCCACCGCCGGCCCGCCGCAGCCCCCATGACCAAAGCCACCGCCGAAGCCCTTGACCCGACGGCCGCCGACGCGCCCCCTTCCGCCGATCACACGATCCCCGACTATCTCGAGCGCACCTACCGCTGGGCCTACCTGAATCCGCGCACGGTGGCATGGCTGGACCGCCCGGCCGTGGTCTCGGCCATCCTGTGGGGCAACGCGCGACGCCTGATGTGCGCCGCGGTGGACCAGTTCGAGCCCGGGCAGCGGGTGCTGCAGGCCGCCTGCGTGTATGGCGATTTCACCCGTCTGCTGGCCTGCCGGCTCGGTGAGCAGGGCGATCTGCTGGTGATCGATGCGGCGCCGGTCCAGCTCGACAACCTGCGCCGCAAGCTGGCAGGCCATCAGGTGCGCACCCGCTGCGCCGATCTGGCGGCCGCCGATCCGGGCATTGCGCCCGGCGGCATGGACGGCGTGGCCTGCTTCTTCCTGCTGCACGAAGTGCCCCCTGCGGCCCGGCGACGCATCGTGGACACCCTGCTCGCCTCGGTCCGCGTCGGCGGCAAGGTCGTGTTCACCGACTATCACCGCCCCGCCTGCTGGCATCCGCTGCGGCCACTGATGGCGCTCGTGTTCCGACGCCTGGAGCCCTATGCCGCCTCGCTCCAGGCGGCGGACATCGCCGCGCTGTCGCCCCGCGCCGCCGGGTTCGACTGGCGCAAGACCACGGTGTTCGGCGGGCTCTACCAACAGGTGGTCGCGGTGCGCCGGCGCTGAGCCGGGCGCGCCGGCTCAGGCGGCGGTGCGCCGCCCGACGCCGAGGGCGGCATAGACCGACACCATCAGCACCACCGCCGCACCGCTCAGGGTGGTGGCATACCAGCCCTGGTCCATGAAGGCGCCGAAGACCAGCGGCGAGATCGCGAAACCCACATCGAGCCCGGAATACACGGTGCCGTACACCCGGCCGGTGGCGCCCTTGGGGGTGGCCTTCTTGATCATCATGTCGCGGCTCGGGCCGCCGATGCCGACCGCGAAGCCGGTGGCCGCCAGCGCC
The nucleotide sequence above comes from Nitrogeniibacter mangrovi. Encoded proteins:
- a CDS encoding alpha/beta fold hydrolase, with amino-acid sequence MKPMLHLIPGTMCTARLWSAVAERLADTVDLVHVPIPQAPDLAATVAALRAHIGEDGANVAGFSLGAYLAASLAVRHPGAVGRLMLISNTPCPLSAAEQRQRAAILDWVERHGYTGISRAKAASLVDAGDARQEIIDTILAMDAELGEAVFVHQMRVTTERTDLAEPLGALGVPVDFVFSRADPMLDHAWLERFAHRCPRAHLHAVEGRGHMLPLEQPDAVVARLRRWLARAARID
- the rquA gene encoding rhodoquinone biosynthesis methyltransferase RquA, yielding MTKATAEALDPTAADAPPSADHTIPDYLERTYRWAYLNPRTVAWLDRPAVVSAILWGNARRLMCAAVDQFEPGQRVLQAACVYGDFTRLLACRLGEQGDLLVIDAAPVQLDNLRRKLAGHQVRTRCADLAAADPGIAPGGMDGVACFFLLHEVPPAARRRIVDTLLASVRVGGKVVFTDYHRPACWHPLRPLMALVFRRLEPYAASLQAADIAALSPRAAGFDWRKTTVFGGLYQQVVAVRRR